One part of the Microvirga sp. TS319 genome encodes these proteins:
- a CDS encoding sugar ABC transporter substrate-binding protein gives MLAGSASVAYAQSKGKVYYLVPTLLDEFQTESVSAIKNFMGNVGYETVSLDAQNRTDLQQNQMNDVINLKPSMIALAAVDFEAMKPGIEKARAAGIPVMIFDRQIKSTKSDFTSVAGTVEIGEIAAGEIQRLLKERKGSVKGKVLQILGDPGDSYTLDIQQGFEAKMKDFPDVKILSQPALQWEASKAGDIASDQLLTNPDIDLIFVHAAHLAVPVVAILEAKGKKPGDVMLVSSNGAPVGLDLIRKGWEQVEVEQPLYAQAAALAMFADKVVAKQPLKPGTYDVLGLKSTLTDEAWGPNLKIPGSAITKQNVDDPNFWGNLKAPAAKIVPVD, from the coding sequence ATGCTCGCCGGTTCGGCGTCCGTGGCCTATGCCCAGTCGAAGGGCAAGGTTTACTACTTGGTTCCGACGCTGCTGGACGAGTTCCAGACAGAATCCGTCTCGGCGATCAAGAACTTCATGGGCAATGTCGGCTACGAGACGGTGTCCCTCGACGCGCAAAACCGCACGGACCTGCAGCAGAACCAGATGAACGACGTCATCAACCTGAAGCCCAGCATGATCGCGCTGGCGGCGGTTGATTTCGAGGCCATGAAGCCTGGGATCGAGAAGGCGAGGGCCGCCGGGATCCCGGTCATGATCTTCGACCGGCAGATCAAGTCGACCAAGTCGGACTTCACCTCCGTTGCCGGAACGGTGGAGATCGGCGAAATCGCGGCTGGCGAAATCCAAAGATTGCTCAAGGAGCGCAAGGGTAGCGTGAAGGGTAAGGTTTTGCAGATCCTCGGAGATCCTGGCGACAGCTACACGCTTGATATCCAGCAGGGCTTCGAGGCCAAGATGAAGGACTTTCCGGATGTCAAGATCCTGAGCCAGCCGGCCCTGCAATGGGAGGCCTCGAAGGCGGGTGACATTGCATCCGATCAACTGCTGACCAACCCAGATATCGATCTCATCTTCGTTCATGCGGCCCACTTGGCTGTTCCCGTGGTTGCGATCCTCGAGGCCAAGGGCAAAAAGCCGGGCGATGTGATGCTGGTGAGTTCAAATGGCGCGCCGGTCGGGCTCGACCTGATCCGCAAGGGATGGGAGCAGGTCGAGGTCGAACAGCCGCTCTATGCGCAGGCTGCGGCTCTCGCCATGTTCGCCGACAAGGTTGTTGCCAAACAGCCTCTGAAGCCGGGCACCTATGATGTGCTTGGTCTCAAGTCGACCCTGACGGACGAGGCATGGGGGCCCAACTTGAAGATTCCGGGGTCCGCCATCACCAAGCAGAACGTGGATGATCCGAATTTCTGGGGCAACCTGAAGGCCCCAGCCGCAAAGATCGTCCCGGTCGACTAG
- a CDS encoding ATP-binding cassette domain-containing protein: MADEALLKLEGITKRFGAIEALKGISLEIKKGEVIALLGDNGAGKSTLVKIISGGLNATSGQMLFEGAERHFSSPAEAKAAGIETVYQDLSLCTNVDVVANFFMGRELTRRILGIPVLRERAMYEETAKAMAEAGTRIPSLRTNVEHLSGGQRQAIELSRFVHWGGKLVLLDEPFAALGVEQTRRGLETIKRVAAQGIGVVVITHIMAQAFQVADRIIVIRHGTVAGNVRTEDTTPEEVIGMITGDLNLRTAQ; encoded by the coding sequence ATGGCCGACGAAGCATTGCTCAAGCTGGAAGGGATCACGAAGCGATTTGGTGCGATCGAGGCGCTAAAAGGCATCAGCTTAGAGATCAAGAAGGGGGAGGTCATTGCCCTTCTCGGCGATAACGGTGCTGGAAAGTCGACGCTGGTGAAGATCATTTCCGGTGGTCTGAACGCAACATCCGGCCAGATGTTGTTCGAAGGGGCCGAGCGGCACTTCTCATCTCCCGCGGAAGCGAAGGCAGCAGGAATCGAGACGGTCTATCAGGACCTGTCGCTCTGCACCAATGTCGACGTGGTGGCCAATTTTTTCATGGGCCGCGAACTCACGCGGCGCATTCTCGGCATCCCGGTCCTGCGCGAGCGTGCAATGTACGAGGAAACGGCGAAGGCCATGGCTGAGGCCGGAACACGGATCCCGTCGCTGCGGACGAATGTCGAGCATCTCTCGGGTGGCCAACGTCAGGCCATAGAACTCAGCCGCTTCGTTCACTGGGGCGGCAAGCTCGTTCTTCTGGATGAGCCCTTTGCGGCGCTTGGCGTCGAGCAGACCCGCCGTGGACTCGAAACCATCAAGCGCGTCGCGGCCCAGGGCATCGGCGTGGTGGTGATCACGCACATCATGGCGCAAGCCTTCCAAGTGGCAGACCGGATCATCGTGATCCGGCACGGTACCGTTGCGGGGAACGTCCGGACTGAGGACACGACTCCCGAAGAGGTCATCGGAATGATCACCGGCGATCTCAACCTTCGGACTGCCCAATAA